One genomic segment of Kiritimatiella glycovorans includes these proteins:
- a CDS encoding TraB/GumN family protein translates to MLDRKKMTRRIIGPAVLGLAFGASAQSSVWEVRADGNRMYVGGTCHVLRESDYPLPREFETAYETSGLLVFETDLGGLNDPEVQRELLQRGVYQDGTTLQEALSAKSWKTLKRYCHSADIPPASLQALKPWMAVLTLMQLELQRLGVDQEGVDMHFYRRAVEEGKQVGRLEPLSKQIDLLASMGEGHEDELVQQFVNDIASTSEMLTGLLSAWRNGDREALQELLNRDMKRKHPELYREIIVERNRDWMDELTAFARSPETEFVLVGAGHLVGEKGVLHLLEKEGFRVTRLVAAEE, encoded by the coding sequence GTGTTGGACCGGAAAAAAATGACCAGGCGGATCATCGGACCCGCGGTTCTCGGGCTGGCCTTCGGCGCCTCGGCGCAGAGTTCGGTCTGGGAAGTGCGGGCTGACGGGAACCGCATGTATGTGGGCGGCACCTGTCATGTCCTTCGCGAGTCGGATTACCCGCTGCCCCGGGAATTTGAAACGGCGTATGAAACGTCGGGCCTGCTGGTTTTTGAAACCGATTTGGGCGGGCTCAACGACCCGGAGGTTCAGCGTGAGCTGCTCCAGCGCGGCGTCTACCAGGACGGCACGACACTGCAGGAGGCGCTCTCCGCCAAGTCCTGGAAGACGCTCAAACGGTACTGCCATTCGGCCGACATCCCCCCGGCCAGCCTGCAGGCGTTGAAACCCTGGATGGCCGTTCTCACGCTGATGCAGCTCGAGCTGCAGCGCCTCGGGGTCGACCAGGAGGGGGTCGATATGCACTTCTACCGCCGGGCCGTCGAGGAAGGCAAGCAGGTCGGCCGGCTCGAACCCCTCTCGAAGCAGATCGACCTGCTCGCCTCGATGGGCGAGGGGCACGAGGATGAGCTGGTGCAGCAGTTCGTGAACGATATCGCGTCGACCTCCGAAATGCTGACCGGACTGCTGTCGGCGTGGCGGAACGGGGATCGCGAGGCGCTTCAGGAGCTGCTCAACCGCGACATGAAGCGCAAGCATCCGGAGCTGTACCGGGAGATCATTGTCGAACGCAACCGTGACTGGATGGATGAGCTGACCGCCTTCGCGCGCTCGCCGGAGACGGAGTTCGTGCTGGTGGGCGCAGGCCATCTCGTCGGCGAAAAAGGCGTCCTGCACCTGCTCGAGAAAGAGGGCTTCCGCGTCACGCGCCTCGTGGCCGCGGAGGAATAA
- a CDS encoding beta-ketoacyl-ACP synthase 3, which produces MDTSTLLELYRPIWTARRVDEMEQALAHRGEAFFFIPGSGHEAAAALAPHLTAADWLHCHYRDKALALARGVSVESMFAALLARDPSGSAGRRMPDFPCDPELNILSTPTLVGNNALQAAGVAAAVKDREGAPVVYCGLGDGATQEGEFFEAVAEAVRATLPVLFVVQDNRYALSTLTAGQTFYSTPDGNPETFYGLPIRRVEGADVAACHETFGAAVAEAREHRRPQIVCMRCERLQSHTNADDHTAYRTEEDLAEAAEHGDPLRNLERMLIDAGEEASRLRAIEEECEQAVQDALAAARAGAEPEAALSAKKPLPVELTDPKREYRGTGERKLTMIAALRAALRVRLEEEDAAYVWGEDLEDPKGDVFGLAKGLSSAFPGRVRNAPLSEATIVGAAVGQALAGRRPVACLQFADFLPPAFNQIASELGTMYWRTNGRLEAPVTVLSVCGGYRPGLGPFHAQTPSAVAAHLPGIDVFLPSTAADAAGLLLAALRSDRPSIFFYPKNLLNDRSVATSEDIDRHFVPIGKARIARAGGDLTLVAWGSTMPTALRTAEAVEQAGLSVEVVDLRTLSPWDREAVFESTSKTGRLLVIDEDHQTCGMAGEVCAAVAEAQGERVRVARLGAADAYVPYHFGNQLDVLPSFRPVLEKAAEMLDCSVRWNRRAEEEEGRVTVKTLGSSPSDETVKIVELHAAAGEAVEEGAPLASVEADKATMEIEAPLAGTVEKVLLSEGDEVDVGAPLLTLVPSVEAAARPQTTDDPGIPVVEKQRSVTEAAAPATQGHERESAPTVISSICSALGSQLKTNDELVEICPGWSPDDVVQRTGIRKRHWIGEGESALSLAVDACHKLFEREGVTVNDFDAIICSTGTPPSTTPSLACRILKELSPEEGETLIPAHDINAACSGYLYALQQACDMLEHDPGARILLVTSETLSPMLNKDDPGTFFLFGDAATASLVSREQRGGNLNLRVGRPVLSAMGAEEKVLYVPSLQSGTFMEMDGRSVFRIAVRKMIDMLDRACAQEGATVDDLSLIVPHQANGRIIEAIRKAIKFPTDKVFYYIRDYGNTSSNTIPLSLEALPSDLPPGGKIGLTAFGGGFTFAAGVVETLERPQ; this is translated from the coding sequence TTGGATACGTCAACACTGCTCGAGCTTTACAGACCCATCTGGACGGCCCGGCGCGTGGATGAAATGGAACAGGCGCTCGCCCACCGCGGCGAGGCGTTCTTCTTCATCCCCGGCTCCGGTCACGAGGCCGCGGCGGCGCTGGCGCCGCACCTGACCGCCGCCGACTGGCTGCACTGCCACTACCGCGACAAGGCGCTCGCCCTGGCGCGCGGCGTCAGCGTGGAGTCGATGTTCGCCGCCCTGCTCGCGCGCGACCCGTCCGGCAGCGCGGGGCGCCGTATGCCCGATTTCCCCTGCGATCCGGAACTGAACATCCTCAGCACCCCCACGCTCGTCGGCAACAACGCCCTGCAGGCGGCCGGCGTCGCGGCGGCGGTGAAGGACCGCGAGGGCGCGCCGGTGGTCTACTGCGGGCTGGGCGACGGCGCGACGCAGGAAGGCGAGTTCTTCGAGGCGGTGGCGGAGGCCGTCCGCGCGACCCTGCCGGTGCTCTTCGTCGTTCAGGACAACCGCTACGCGCTGTCGACACTCACCGCAGGCCAGACGTTCTACTCGACGCCCGACGGCAACCCCGAAACGTTCTACGGTCTCCCGATCCGCCGCGTCGAGGGCGCGGACGTCGCGGCGTGCCACGAGACCTTCGGCGCGGCCGTGGCCGAGGCGCGCGAACACCGCCGCCCGCAGATCGTCTGCATGCGCTGTGAGCGGCTGCAGAGTCATACGAACGCCGACGACCATACCGCGTACCGCACGGAGGAGGATCTGGCCGAGGCGGCGGAGCACGGCGATCCCCTGCGCAACCTGGAGCGTATGCTGATCGACGCGGGCGAGGAGGCGTCGCGGCTTCGGGCGATCGAGGAGGAATGCGAACAGGCCGTGCAGGACGCCCTCGCCGCCGCCCGTGCCGGGGCGGAACCGGAAGCGGCGCTCAGCGCGAAGAAGCCGCTGCCGGTCGAGCTGACCGACCCGAAACGCGAATATCGCGGCACGGGAGAACGCAAGCTCACCATGATCGCCGCCCTGCGCGCGGCCCTGCGCGTGCGGCTGGAGGAGGAAGACGCGGCGTACGTCTGGGGTGAGGACCTCGAAGACCCCAAAGGCGACGTCTTCGGGCTCGCGAAGGGACTCAGCTCCGCCTTCCCGGGCCGCGTGCGCAACGCCCCGCTGAGCGAGGCCACCATCGTCGGCGCCGCCGTCGGCCAGGCGCTCGCGGGCCGCCGGCCGGTCGCGTGTCTGCAGTTCGCCGACTTCCTGCCGCCCGCGTTCAATCAGATCGCCTCGGAGCTGGGCACGATGTACTGGCGCACCAACGGGCGCCTGGAGGCGCCGGTGACCGTGCTCTCGGTCTGCGGCGGATATCGCCCCGGCCTCGGGCCGTTTCACGCGCAGACGCCCTCCGCCGTGGCCGCCCACCTGCCGGGAATCGACGTCTTTCTGCCCTCGACCGCGGCCGACGCGGCGGGGCTGCTGCTGGCGGCGCTGCGCTCGGACCGGCCGTCGATCTTCTTCTATCCCAAAAACCTCCTGAATGACCGCAGCGTCGCGACGTCGGAGGACATCGACCGCCACTTCGTTCCGATCGGGAAGGCGCGAATCGCGCGGGCGGGCGGCGACCTGACGCTCGTCGCGTGGGGCAGCACTATGCCCACGGCCCTTCGTACGGCGGAGGCCGTCGAGCAGGCCGGCCTCTCGGTCGAGGTCGTCGATCTGCGTACGCTCTCGCCGTGGGACCGCGAGGCGGTATTTGAATCCACCTCGAAAACCGGCCGGCTGCTGGTGATCGATGAAGACCACCAGACCTGCGGGATGGCGGGCGAGGTCTGCGCCGCGGTGGCGGAGGCGCAGGGCGAACGGGTTCGCGTGGCGCGGCTGGGCGCCGCCGACGCGTATGTCCCCTACCACTTCGGCAACCAGCTCGACGTGCTGCCGTCGTTCCGGCCCGTGCTCGAAAAGGCTGCGGAGATGCTCGATTGCTCCGTGCGCTGGAACCGGCGGGCCGAGGAGGAGGAAGGGCGGGTGACGGTCAAGACGCTGGGATCGAGTCCCTCCGACGAGACGGTGAAGATCGTCGAACTGCACGCCGCCGCGGGCGAGGCGGTCGAAGAGGGCGCGCCGCTGGCGTCGGTCGAGGCGGACAAGGCGACGATGGAGATCGAGGCGCCGCTGGCGGGTACGGTGGAGAAGGTGCTGCTTTCGGAAGGCGACGAGGTGGACGTCGGGGCACCGCTGCTGACGCTGGTGCCGTCGGTGGAGGCCGCGGCGCGGCCGCAGACGACCGACGATCCCGGCATCCCGGTGGTCGAAAAGCAGCGCAGCGTGACGGAGGCGGCGGCCCCGGCGACGCAAGGACACGAGCGCGAGAGCGCCCCGACGGTGATCTCATCGATCTGCTCCGCCCTGGGATCGCAGCTGAAGACGAACGATGAGCTCGTGGAAATCTGTCCCGGCTGGTCGCCGGACGACGTCGTACAGCGTACGGGGATCCGGAAGCGGCACTGGATCGGCGAAGGCGAATCGGCGCTCTCGCTCGCCGTGGACGCCTGTCACAAACTCTTTGAACGCGAGGGCGTGACGGTCAACGACTTCGACGCCATCATCTGCAGCACGGGGACGCCGCCCTCGACCACCCCGTCGCTGGCCTGCCGGATCCTGAAGGAGCTCAGTCCCGAGGAGGGCGAGACGCTGATCCCGGCGCACGACATCAATGCGGCGTGTTCGGGCTACCTGTACGCCCTGCAGCAGGCCTGCGACATGCTCGAGCACGACCCCGGCGCGCGGATCCTGCTGGTGACGAGCGAGACGCTCTCGCCGATGCTGAATAAGGATGATCCGGGCACGTTTTTCCTGTTCGGTGACGCCGCGACCGCTTCGCTGGTCTCGCGGGAACAGCGCGGGGGCAACCTCAACCTGCGGGTCGGGCGACCGGTACTCTCGGCGATGGGGGCCGAGGAGAAGGTGCTCTACGTGCCCTCGCTGCAGAGCGGGACGTTCATGGAGATGGACGGGCGGAGCGTATTCCGGATCGCCGTGCGGAAGATGATCGACATGCTCGACCGCGCCTGTGCGCAGGAGGGCGCGACGGTCGACGACCTTTCCCTGATTGTCCCGCACCAGGCGAACGGGAGGATTATTGAGGCGATACGCAAGGCCATCAAGTTTCCGACGGATAAGGTGTTCTACTACATTCGCGATTACGGCAACACCTCGTCGAACACCATCCCGCTCAGCCTCGAAGCGCTGCCCTCCGACCTCCCGCCCGGCGGGAAGATCGGGCTGACGGCATTCGGCGGCGGCTTCACCTTTGCCGCCGGCGTGGTGGAGACGCTCGAGCGGCCGCAATAA
- a CDS encoding cellulase family glycosylhydrolase: MKIPAAINVRTLLCFFFLVIAETHGSGRINDLVAGSGRPEPIEVAKDGHGFVYAQSRTPFVVWGVNYDHNESGRLLEDYWDDAWPVVREDFREMKALGANVVRIHLQTGSFFEDSRAISKPALQNLSRLLELAERTGLYLNITGLGCYHKDEVPAWYDAMEESERWKIQATFWGAVAATCAHSPAVFCYDLMNEPILPGRDKPADGWLAGEFGGKHFVQYITRDLRGRTRRAVARAWVETLTDAIRRGDPDSMITVGVIPWAHTWPNAKPIFYSPEVRGPLDFASVHFYPRKDKVEKALRALQVYEVGMPLVIEEMFPLRCSIEEMNAFIEGSRDIADGWISFYWGTTAEEYRAGERDAAALIKAAWLDYFANKKIR, translated from the coding sequence ATGAAAATTCCCGCTGCGATAAACGTACGAACGCTCCTGTGCTTCTTTTTCCTTGTGATTGCGGAGACACACGGGTCGGGCCGGATTAACGACCTCGTTGCCGGATCCGGACGTCCGGAACCGATCGAGGTCGCGAAAGACGGCCACGGTTTTGTGTACGCACAATCCCGCACCCCTTTCGTCGTTTGGGGTGTAAACTACGACCACAATGAGTCCGGCAGGCTGCTGGAGGATTACTGGGATGACGCGTGGCCGGTCGTCAGGGAAGACTTCCGTGAAATGAAGGCGCTGGGCGCGAACGTCGTCCGTATCCATCTGCAGACCGGCTCCTTCTTCGAGGACTCGCGTGCCATCTCGAAGCCGGCGTTACAGAACCTTTCGCGTCTGCTTGAGCTTGCGGAACGGACGGGCCTCTACCTGAATATCACGGGTCTCGGGTGCTATCACAAAGACGAAGTGCCCGCCTGGTACGATGCGATGGAGGAATCCGAGCGCTGGAAGATTCAAGCGACGTTCTGGGGGGCGGTCGCCGCGACCTGCGCGCATTCTCCGGCGGTCTTCTGTTACGACCTTATGAACGAACCGATTCTGCCCGGGCGCGACAAGCCTGCCGACGGGTGGCTGGCAGGCGAATTCGGCGGGAAACATTTCGTCCAGTACATCACCCGCGATCTGCGGGGACGCACGCGCAGGGCCGTCGCCCGCGCCTGGGTAGAAACGCTGACCGACGCGATCCGACGCGGCGACCCGGATTCCATGATCACCGTCGGCGTCATCCCCTGGGCCCATACATGGCCGAATGCGAAACCGATCTTCTACTCGCCGGAGGTGCGCGGGCCGCTCGACTTTGCGTCCGTCCACTTTTACCCGCGTAAAGACAAAGTGGAAAAGGCACTGCGCGCGCTCCAGGTCTACGAGGTCGGCATGCCGCTGGTGATCGAAGAAATGTTTCCGCTGAGGTGCTCCATCGAGGAGATGAATGCCTTCATCGAAGGCTCGCGCGATATTGCCGACGGATGGATCAGCTTCTACTGGGGAACAACCGCGGAAGAGTACCGGGCCGGGGAACGCGATGCGGCTGCACTAATCAAGGCCGCTTGGCTGGATTATTTTGCGAACAAAAAAATCCGTTGA
- a CDS encoding redox-sensing transcriptional repressor Rex, with protein MACKTAGVPTLKRLPLYLRLLRRMREEGAEYASGAVLARELELDPIVVRKDLAITGARGKPRLGFPLHELIESVEEFLGWSNTTDAFLAGTGSLGQALLGYRGFEQHGLRITAAFDVDSGTVGRRIYGKTVLHIDRLADLARRMHVRLGILTVPAAVAQEVADAMVAGGIRGIWNFTPTRLHVPEEVILQREDLASTLAVLSHKLHLQGALNKSG; from the coding sequence ATGGCATGTAAGACGGCGGGGGTGCCGACGCTCAAGCGGCTCCCCCTTTATCTCCGTCTGCTGCGACGGATGCGCGAAGAGGGCGCGGAATACGCCTCCGGCGCCGTTCTGGCGCGCGAACTGGAGCTGGACCCGATCGTTGTCCGTAAAGACCTTGCAATCACCGGCGCGCGGGGAAAACCCCGGCTGGGATTTCCGCTGCATGAACTGATCGAGTCCGTCGAGGAGTTTCTCGGCTGGTCGAACACCACCGACGCGTTTCTCGCCGGCACGGGTTCGCTCGGTCAGGCCCTGCTCGGGTACAGGGGATTCGAACAGCACGGCCTGCGCATCACCGCCGCGTTCGATGTCGACTCCGGGACGGTCGGCCGCAGGATCTACGGTAAAACGGTGCTGCATATCGACCGGCTCGCGGATCTCGCGCGACGGATGCACGTGCGGCTCGGTATCCTCACCGTCCCGGCCGCCGTCGCCCAGGAGGTGGCCGACGCAATGGTCGCGGGCGGGATACGCGGAATATGGAACTTCACCCCCACCCGCCTCCACGTGCCGGAGGAGGTTATCCTCCAGCGAGAGGACCTCGCATCCACTCTCGCCGTGCTTTCACATAAGCTTCATCTTCAGGGCGCATTGAATAAATCCGGCTGA
- the adhE gene encoding bifunctional acetaldehyde-CoA/alcohol dehydrogenase: MTDEAKKVLQEMVDRVRTAQERYAVFDQEAVDGIFRHAALAANRERIRLARMAAEETGMGIVEDKVIKNHFASEFIYNKYKDTQTCGVLEEDPSFGIRRIAEPIGVIAGVVPTTNPTSTAIFKALLALKTRNGIIFSPHPRAKACTAEAARVVGRAAVEAGAPEGLIACIEEPAVELSNALMKHPDIRLVLATGGPGMVRAAYSSGKPALGVGAGNTPAVIDETACVRTAVNSILLSKTFDHGVICASEQSAVAVDAVYGEVRDEFERRGAAILTPGQKEKVGAVLLKDGKLNAANVGQPAAKIAAAAGIEVPPETKVLVAEVDEVGEHEPFAFEKLSPVLALYRAPAFDRAVDRAVELVTFGGIGHTSVLYTDPRNTERIDRFGARMKTGRVLVNMPSSQGAIGDIYNFKLEPSLTLGCGSWGGNSVSENVGVKHLMNIKTVAERRENMLWFRVPPKVYFKYGCLPVAMGELAGRKRALIVTDKPLYDLGFADRIATVLDGMGIDHQTFYDVRPDPDLATVRAGLKVMTTFRPDVVIALGGGSPMDAAKIMWLMYENPGMKFEDMAMRFMDIRKRIYAFPETGRRAILVAVPTTSGTGSEVTPFAVVTDDATGAKYPIADYALTPDMAIVDPELVMHMPANLTAYGGVDALTHALEAIVSVLSTEFTNCQALEAVRLLFKYLPDAYEHGAADRKAREKVHYAATLAGMAFANAFLGVCHSMAHKLGAAFDLPHGLANALLIGEVIRYNATDRPLKQAAFPQYSWPTARERYARVADYLQLGGATPDEKVERLIAAVGDLKQRLDIPATIREAGVPEGAFRERLDELAEDAFDDQCTGANPRYPLIGELRRLYRRAYGK, translated from the coding sequence ATGACGGATGAAGCGAAAAAGGTATTGCAGGAGATGGTCGATCGTGTGCGAACGGCGCAGGAGCGCTATGCCGTGTTTGATCAGGAGGCGGTGGACGGGATATTCCGCCACGCCGCCCTCGCGGCGAACCGTGAACGCATCCGGCTTGCCCGCATGGCGGCGGAAGAGACCGGCATGGGCATCGTGGAGGATAAGGTCATCAAAAACCACTTCGCGAGTGAATTCATCTACAACAAGTACAAGGACACCCAGACCTGTGGGGTACTGGAGGAGGACCCCTCGTTCGGGATCCGCCGCATCGCGGAGCCGATCGGGGTAATCGCGGGCGTCGTGCCGACCACCAATCCCACCTCGACCGCGATTTTCAAGGCGCTGCTCGCCCTGAAAACCCGCAACGGCATCATTTTTTCGCCGCACCCGCGCGCAAAAGCGTGCACGGCGGAGGCCGCTCGAGTGGTCGGGCGTGCAGCCGTCGAAGCCGGCGCGCCGGAGGGTTTGATCGCCTGCATTGAGGAGCCTGCCGTCGAATTGTCGAACGCGCTTATGAAGCATCCCGACATCCGTCTCGTCCTGGCGACCGGAGGGCCGGGCATGGTTCGCGCCGCCTACAGCAGCGGCAAGCCGGCGCTCGGCGTGGGAGCGGGCAATACACCGGCGGTGATCGATGAAACCGCCTGCGTGCGGACGGCCGTCAACAGCATCCTGCTCAGCAAGACATTCGACCACGGCGTCATCTGCGCCAGCGAACAGAGCGCCGTAGCCGTGGACGCGGTTTACGGCGAGGTCCGCGACGAGTTCGAGCGGCGCGGGGCGGCTATACTTACGCCCGGCCAGAAAGAAAAAGTCGGCGCCGTACTGCTCAAAGACGGAAAACTGAACGCGGCGAACGTAGGCCAGCCAGCGGCAAAGATTGCCGCCGCAGCGGGCATCGAGGTGCCGCCGGAAACAAAGGTGCTCGTCGCCGAGGTCGATGAGGTCGGCGAACACGAACCCTTTGCCTTCGAGAAGCTCAGCCCGGTGCTGGCCCTCTACCGTGCCCCCGCATTCGACCGGGCCGTGGACCGGGCCGTGGAGCTGGTGACGTTCGGAGGAATCGGTCACACCTCGGTGCTGTATACCGATCCCCGCAATACGGAGCGCATCGACCGCTTCGGCGCGCGCATGAAGACCGGCCGGGTGCTGGTCAACATGCCCAGCAGCCAGGGCGCCATCGGCGATATCTACAACTTCAAACTCGAACCCTCGCTCACCCTCGGCTGCGGGAGCTGGGGCGGCAACAGCGTGAGCGAAAACGTGGGGGTCAAACACCTGATGAACATCAAGACCGTGGCGGAACGGCGCGAGAACATGCTCTGGTTCCGGGTACCGCCGAAAGTGTACTTCAAGTACGGCTGCCTGCCGGTCGCGATGGGTGAACTGGCCGGGCGGAAGCGCGCGCTTATCGTGACTGACAAGCCGCTCTACGATCTCGGCTTCGCCGACCGCATCGCCACGGTGCTCGACGGGATGGGCATCGATCACCAGACCTTCTATGATGTCCGGCCCGACCCCGATCTGGCCACGGTCCGCGCGGGACTGAAGGTGATGACCACGTTCCGGCCGGATGTCGTGATCGCACTGGGAGGCGGCTCGCCGATGGACGCCGCCAAGATCATGTGGCTCATGTATGAAAATCCGGGCATGAAGTTCGAGGACATGGCGATGCGGTTCATGGACATCCGCAAGCGGATCTACGCTTTCCCCGAAACGGGTCGCAGGGCGATCCTGGTCGCCGTGCCGACAACCAGTGGTACGGGTTCGGAAGTGACGCCTTTCGCGGTGGTCACCGACGACGCGACCGGGGCCAAGTACCCGATCGCGGACTACGCGCTGACGCCGGACATGGCGATCGTCGATCCGGAGCTGGTGATGCACATGCCGGCGAACCTGACGGCGTACGGCGGCGTGGATGCCCTGACACATGCCCTCGAGGCGATCGTCAGCGTCCTGAGCACGGAGTTCACAAACTGCCAGGCTCTGGAGGCGGTCAGGCTGCTGTTCAAGTACCTCCCCGACGCCTACGAGCACGGTGCGGCGGACCGCAAAGCACGCGAGAAGGTTCATTACGCGGCGACCTTGGCGGGCATGGCGTTCGCCAATGCCTTCCTCGGCGTCTGCCACAGCATGGCGCACAAGCTCGGCGCCGCGTTCGACCTGCCGCACGGTCTGGCCAACGCGCTGCTGATCGGCGAGGTGATCCGCTACAACGCCACGGACCGACCGCTCAAACAGGCCGCCTTCCCGCAATACAGCTGGCCGACGGCCAGGGAGCGGTACGCGCGGGTTGCGGACTACCTGCAGCTCGGCGGCGCAACCCCGGACGAGAAGGTGGAACGGCTGATCGCCGCGGTCGGGGACCTGAAGCAGCGGCTGGACATACCGGCGACGATACGGGAGGCCGGGGTCCCCGAGGGTGCATTCCGGGAACGTCTCGACGAGCTGGCTGAAGATGCGTTCGACGATCAGTGCACAGGCGCCAACCCGCGCTACCCGCTCATCGGCGAACTCCGCCGTCTCTACCGTCGTGCGTACGGGAAATAA
- a CDS encoding DUF4340 domain-containing protein, producing MSHHKLITLVLVLAVLIGIAVLQGRRGDRQDAEGPQPGEELFTGLDINAVREIELTASEKSLTLSRPGETWRCPALHDYPVDFSELARRLRELSEVSVVQRVYDGLETPSTYGLGEDEQLLRLKDGGGNVLAELRMGDRQDSGRRAGGGRYVRLDAKPVVMIDSALREWKPDPLEWVDSELVRIPSYRITRLEVDPAGDESYTLVKEGGSLQLAELAEGMEMKDSALRSLRGAFSPVEFTAVADPGKTDAQLGLDRPDTVRVEGEDGFTYTLMLGADAPGGRYLKMAVAYEAPPEPEKPAPAAEGEKPGEAAQKRYEQQLESRREKVREAKEKLEKQQQRFADWRYVVPAAEADKMLTPRAELVREKKADEDGQAPAAPRGDG from the coding sequence ATGTCGCATCATAAGCTGATTACCCTCGTGCTTGTGCTGGCGGTACTGATCGGAATCGCCGTCCTGCAGGGCCGCCGCGGCGACCGGCAGGACGCGGAGGGGCCGCAGCCGGGCGAGGAGCTGTTCACCGGTCTCGACATCAACGCGGTGCGGGAAATCGAGCTGACGGCTTCGGAAAAGAGCCTCACGCTGTCCCGCCCCGGAGAGACCTGGCGCTGTCCCGCGCTCCACGATTACCCGGTCGACTTTTCCGAACTGGCCCGCCGGCTCCGCGAACTGAGCGAGGTGAGCGTCGTGCAGCGCGTGTACGACGGGCTTGAAACCCCCTCGACTTACGGACTCGGCGAGGACGAGCAGCTCCTGCGCCTCAAGGACGGCGGGGGGAATGTGCTGGCCGAACTCAGGATGGGGGACCGGCAGGATTCCGGACGGCGCGCCGGCGGCGGCCGCTATGTGCGGCTCGACGCAAAGCCGGTGGTGATGATTGATTCCGCGCTGCGCGAGTGGAAGCCGGATCCGCTGGAATGGGTCGACAGTGAGCTGGTGCGCATTCCCTCATACAGGATCACGCGTCTCGAGGTCGATCCCGCCGGAGACGAGTCCTACACGCTCGTCAAGGAAGGCGGATCGCTGCAGCTCGCGGAACTGGCCGAAGGCATGGAAATGAAAGACTCGGCCCTGCGCAGCCTGCGCGGCGCCTTCAGCCCGGTCGAGTTCACGGCGGTGGCCGATCCCGGCAAAACGGACGCGCAGCTCGGGCTGGACCGGCCGGACACCGTGCGCGTGGAGGGCGAGGACGGCTTTACCTACACGCTCATGCTCGGCGCCGACGCCCCCGGGGGACGCTACTTGAAGATGGCCGTCGCCTACGAAGCGCCGCCCGAACCCGAAAAGCCCGCGCCGGCCGCCGAAGGCGAAAAGCCCGGTGAAGCGGCACAGAAGCGCTATGAACAGCAGCTCGAGTCCCGCCGCGAAAAAGTGCGCGAGGCGAAGGAGAAGCTCGAAAAGCAGCAACAGCGCTTCGCCGACTGGCGTTACGTCGTTCCCGCCGCTGAGGCCGATAAGATGCTCACGCCCCGCGCCGAGCTGGTCCGGGAGAAGAAGGCCGACGAAGACGGACAGGCGCCCGCCGCCCCGCGGGGCGACGGGTGA